The genomic region AAGCCGAACACCTTCGCCCGGAGCGCCACCGCACTGCCGATGCGTCCGAGTCCGACCAGCCCGAGCGTGTCACCGCGTATTCTGGCACAGCCCTAAAACGAATGGAGGTATAGCGCGCGTTAGTAAAGACAAGTCGTCGGTTCGtccaatgttttcttttctctccggATGGTAGTCGAACGTACCTGCGCTGCGTCTCGGACCTGTTCCGGGCCGGTGAATTTCTTGCCTTCTCGCACCATGTTCGCGAGCCAGTAGGTCCGTCGGTACAGGTTCAGGATCAAGCACATGGTCGTGTCGGCGACCTCCTCCACGCCGTAGCCGGGCACGTTGCACACGGCGATGCCGAGCTCGCCGGCCGCCTTCACGTCGATGTTGTCGACGCCGCTACCGATCCGGACGATTATCCGGAGGGCTTTGAACTTTTCCAGATCCTCCTTCGTCAGGATGATTGTGTGCCACATCAGTGCGCCGACCGCTTCGTTTAATACCTGCGCGAGTGGAAGAAAAGTGGACGGATTAGTTCGAGTAACATGACAAGGGGGTCCTTCCGTCCGGTCCTCCTCCCGAGGGACGTGGTTCGTCACTTACTTTTTCATGGATCTCTGATGTGCTCTGTGCATCGCAGAATGCAACCGTGGCCACATCCTTCAGTATCGGCATCTCGATCGAGCAGTCGCGCCCATCGAGCAGGGCGACCAGCGGTCGCGACTGCATCGGCCCGTTCGAGATCGGCCCGCGGACGTCACCCAGGCGTGAACGTTTCGGCATCATCGTTGAGTCCACCGCTCCTCCCTGCCAGACGTTGTCGTCGCTCGCTCCGGATCGTGCTTCCTTCCGTTCCCCCGGTTCGCTGCGCTTCCGCCCGATACTGTCTGTCGGCTGGCCGGGTTGGCGACACGGGCCGCGCGAAACGACGGGCACAGTAACTAcactcaacacacacacgcgcgcgcacacacacacaccacgtcACACACCCAAGGCTCCTGTCAGCGCAAAGCAGTCCTTGAGATGACGCTTGCTTTGATGTGCGTTTCTAGTTTTCTCTCGCTTGAGCCTTGCCAAATGGTGCAACGATTTTCACTTTTTGTACTTCTGTTGTTTTCACACTgttttttatctctctctctctctctcgcacacacacgcacacttcaCCACAGCTCGCACAGCATACAGCCGTCCCTTCGTGCTTCGTTGGTGAACACGCGGAGCGAAGGATGCACACGGGGGttgcaaatgtttgctgaTTCAACTAAACCGGACAATCGAGAACAACACTAAGCATCAGTAATTGAcattaaatttaagaaaattgtAGCACATTTCCCCACGGGACCCTCTATTGTAACCCATAAGAAAActataataaatcattttaataaACACTATGTATGCCAAAGATTCATTGCAAAAGCAACATGAATtgaatattaaacaaaatagtttaatttttgttgtaAATATCGAGATGCTGTCTCTAGAAGCAGATGAGCACTTCACAACTTTCTCTGGATGGCGATCtgtaattgaaaaagaaagagaaagtaaAAACCAGAATTagtattttgaaaaacaaatcaataggTATATTTAAACGCTATAAAATTCCTTGGAGGCCGATTGAAAAAGGATTGGGCGTATGTCGATAGAGTTGAAAGCTgtaaactttcgatgtaaatTGTATTCTCCGATTACTTGAAACCACCCAAAAAACTTCGTCGGTGGAatggttttttggaaaatttgccATTTCATGGAAGTAGTACAGCAACTTATTCCTTCATCGAAAATGAACGCttccaaaaacacaaaacaaaacaaacatgtaaaTGGGATGCTATCGGGATCGGTAATCAGATCGCAAACAGTACACCCGGAAGAAGTTTTGATAAGCCAGTGAAGcgagagaagagagagagagcgtaGTCCAGTACAGCAGCACAacaaacatcgaaaaacgaaCGGACTTCCACTGGGGACGGTGAAAAGAAGGCACGGGGGAAAACCCCGAACggacggtggaaaagtttgctaGCCAGGGAGAgcacaataaaatgaaaagttttaattaaaatgtaattaatttACAAGTTTCCCGAGAACCTAGGGGGATAGCGCGTGGAGGAGGCACCAACGCAAGCGGAAGCAATCTATACATCCGTGCGTCCACCGAAAGCCAAACGAAAGCAACCAGAGAACCGGCAGAACGAACTCGGAAAAGTCCCCCCCAATCCCCCCGCCGCGTGGGTGAAAGATCACCAAAGCGCACGGAAGCGCAAGGAAGTGGTGGGCGGCGGCAGTAACAACTTTCTGTACTTCGTCACTGGGCGGGACTGTGTTTTCATAGTTAATAAAATCGGAAAAACAAGATACGACAGGCGCGAGCGTACGGTTATGTTGCTGGAAAAGTTCGATGAAGCGAGTTATTCGGTCAAGTGGAAAAGTTTGACGCACATAGGGTCGGTTACCGAAAGGGAAGAAGCCACCGTCAAATGCTGGAGGAGTCCGGAACGCAAGCAAATCGGTTGAGGGTAGGTCCGGGAAATGGggttattttaatattaattaatttctctCCCTTACTCCCCCAAAAGATCCACCACTCTCTCGTGTCGAAGTCACGGGGATCATGTGTTTTGTGAAACATCATTTAAACCGGAGGATTTGAAAATACAATTATAGTTAAAGTTTACTAAAAtctaaatttcaaaatttaaaaatgttcaccCATCTAGGTTTTCGATAAGCATTTAATTTAACCCCGGCGCATGGCTGGGTAACGCAATTCATGAAACgtaaaaatcaataatttCCCAGCGCCACTCCCGGAAGGCACACTGAACGTATACAAAAAGGTGTTCCATCGGTGGAGGAAAGTTGAACCTTAAAGTTGCGCCATTGATCGGCAGAAGAATACGTCTCTCCCtcagagaaagaaagaaagaaagccgGATAGATGGAGAGAAAATTCCGACACGAAGGTGGTTCGTTGAAGATTGTCCGAAACGATAAGGACACACAAGGGAAAACCACCAATGAAGCtttaaaaaagtggaaaataaaagtaaaaagaggCAACACCACTGTTGGTGGACCAATTTTCCCCCCTTCCTTCGGTTTCGGATGGAAAGATGTTTTCCACCACGAACGAGCATGGATACCGGAGggtgaaaaaatgaaaaggagCCCTTGGCAACATTTATCCTGTTTTCCCAGCGTGTACTTTCGATGGCGTTTGCGTGGCTTTAAAGTGAAGGAAAGTATTTTCCGTACGCATCGCAAACATCAACCCCCTAGCCAGGGGATGGGGAGGGTGGGGACAAGCGAGCAAGAGGAGTGCGACCCTTAGGCCGAAGGGCGCACGCGTTGCGACTCGAACGGGCGGTTTTTAAAGAGTTGTTGCTCGGTACGGAAGGAAAAGCGCGAGGCCACGTCAACCCTCGTGCGccacattttccatccacagTTTCCATTACATCACCTCCCACGAGAGGGGGGTAACTTTTTGGGTAGTAAGTAGTTTAACGTTGCCGGCGGCGTCACCATCATCGTATGGCCGGGATTTTCAACATTTACTTCACGCCCTcgggtggggtggggtgggtTTTCGTCACGCAAGACTAAAGCTCAAAACATCGGGCGAACAAGCAGGAGCGAAAACGGGCccgatgaataaaatatttttttccgttcgtcAACATAGTTTCCCTTGTTTCATTCTCCCGGCCGGGCCAGAGTTCATCGAGGAAAAACATCCTGTGATGGCAGACGCCAACCACCCCACCCCCGGGTTGAAAACTCGCCCGCCCAACGTCAACTGTGTGTCCGGAGAGGAAAGTTGCGACAGTTTTCCTCGAAACATGGCCGAATGCGACCAGCACAACGCAGACtgtgtattattattatggaGGATGTATCCTTTATATCACACcgtctcacacacacacacacacacacacacacacacacacacacacacacacacacatatgtacACTGAAAAAAGACCATTTCAATACACTGCATTCTCGTTCGCTTTATCTAGCAATGGAAAATGGTTGATAAAAGGGAAATATCTAACCTCAACATGGAGAGAATGGAGCCGTTGGGGATGGTTTTTCCCGTTTCGCTATGCAGATGGTAACGGATGAATGTAAGCATATCATCAACTTCCGGCAGCCGGCAATAAACTCGCCACATTTCCCCCCCACCGGCCCCACCCCCTCTTCTTTTTGGACAACGCGAACGGAAACGAAGTGACGATTGAGGTTAGGAAGTTAAAGATGAAACACAGTGTGGCGAACGAAAAGCTCAACCCACTTCCCACCACCTTCCGCCGCCCAACCAGACGCGACACTGGCGTTCTGCCTTTTTCCGTGAAGCGTGCGCCGTACGCTTCGTTTTCCACAACAAACGACGccagagagacagagagatgATAAGGTTAAAGGAAAGTGAGAGCAGGCACGGACAGCAGAGCGAAGTTTTCCATCCATGTGTTTTCCCGCgtgtgcgcacacacacacacacacacatacgagcGCGGGATAGTTGGAGAAACACACGGGTTTTCCACCATGTTGCCGGCATTCCAATTCCTGATAGGAGGGAGTTGGATTTGTGTATTGCGGGGTGTTGTTCGCCATTGTGTGTTGTGTTCTCCTTCCCTCCCCGTTCAACTTTATTGTACCGTActgcgcaaacacacacacacacacacatacacacgcagaTATCTAATGGCGATGGTGGTTAGGATGGAAAAACTTTCACCTCGAACCGCGCGCGGCGCAACCGACCACCATCGTTATCCTTGTGCCGGCTTTTTGCTGTACCTCAGGCAACCGGTTTTCCCTCGAGGAAAACCGACCGCTCCGAGGGAAAAGTTTGGTAATACTTCTGCGTTCGCTGGTGTGGGAGAGATTGCGTGGCACGGGGGGAGGG from Anopheles coustani chromosome 3, idAnoCousDA_361_x.2, whole genome shotgun sequence harbors:
- the LOC131259322 gene encoding C-terminal-binding protein isoform X5; this encodes MMPKRSRLGDVRGPISNGPMQSRPLVALLDGRDCSIEMPILKDVATVAFCDAQSTSEIHEKVLNEAVGALMWHTIILTKEDLEKFKALRIIVRIGSGVDNIDVKAAGELGIAVCNVPGYGVEEVADTTMCLILNLYRRTYWLANMVREGKKFTGPEQVRDAAQGCARIRGDTLGLVGLGRIGSAVALRAKVFGFNVSFYDPYLPDGIEKSLGLNRVYTLQELLFHSDCVSLHCTLNEHNHHLINEFTIKQMRPGAFLVNTARGGLVDDEALAVALKQGRIRAAALDVHENEPYNVFQGALKDAPNLLCTPHAAFYSEAATTELREMAASEIRRAIIGNIPECLRNCVNKEYFLRSSTGGGAGGYSEVKR
- the LOC131259322 gene encoding C-terminal-binding protein isoform X6, with product MMPKRSRLGDVRGPISNGPMQSRPLVALLDGRDCSIEMPILKDVATVAFCDAQSTSEIHEKVLNEAVGALMWHTIILTKEDLEKFKALRIIVRIGSGVDNIDVKAAGELGIAVCNVPGYGVEEVADTTMCLILNLYRRTYWLANMVREGKKFTGPEQVRDAAQGCARIRGDTLGLVGLGRIGSAVALRAKVFGFNVSFYDPYLPDGIEKSLGLNRVYTLQELLFHSDCVSLHCTLNEHNHHLINEFTIKQMRPGAFLVNTARGGLVDDEALAVALKQGRIRAAALDVHENEPYNVFQGALKDAPNLLCTPHAAFYSEAATTELREMAASEIRRAIIGNIPECLRNCVNKEYFLRSSTGGGAGGYSEAS
- the LOC131259322 gene encoding C-terminal-binding protein isoform X4, which translates into the protein MMPKRSRLGDVRGPISNGPMQSRPLVALLDGRDCSIEMPILKDVATVAFCDAQSTSEIHEKVLNEAVGALMWHTIILTKEDLEKFKALRIIVRIGSGVDNIDVKAAGELGIAVCNVPGYGVEEVADTTMCLILNLYRRTYWLANMVREGKKFTGPEQVRDAAQGCARIRGDTLGLVGLGRIGSAVALRAKVFGFNVSFYDPYLPDGIEKSLGLNRVYTLQELLFHSDCVSLHCTLNEHNHHLINEFTIKQMRPGAFLVNTARGGLVDDEALAVALKQGRIRAAALDVHENEPYNVFQGALKDAPNLLCTPHAAFYSEAATTELREMAASEIRRAIIGNIPECLRNCVNKEYFLRSSTGGGAGGYSEDIGAKILVEKGVNH